The following proteins are encoded in a genomic region of Magallana gigas chromosome 1, xbMagGiga1.1, whole genome shotgun sequence:
- the LOC105332267 gene encoding receptor-type tyrosine-protein phosphatase alpha isoform X2, with amino-acid sequence MIGIFSLCVLLHFFRGNLAFTQLVGDTTVAISSTTYSKPKAHKASRAVDGNTDQDISRCFHSDVRSDITEAWLRIDLGEVYSVKSVKFWYRRDRTATRLRGHSLRVSNDTNVPPESSCYTDPGNVTLPTIIEEDCKRTTRYVWIYQTNKSGDEGDVCPILEICEVQVLGCEVGYYGENCSRTCDHCKNNATCEVESGECDKFGCATGYIKTSPSETCERCKPDWYGEGCKLMCGHCLGSEPCHHVNGSCPRGCQDDYITDRCSTYLLNVEVYNGNTPDLTIVFLIVGPFAGLLVIVLCVLTLTCLLRQSGRKGGKQNNDICQDLIEQDPDDDESPETLDDTILYTTVQIRSKSVKTTDLPSVIKTLEKDTDKGFTEEFNSIPYGEQSDINCTVGKLLQNIPKNRFKTTFPYDHSRVVLQSSTDGDYINANYIKNTDDDVAYIASQGPKPKTVGDFWQMVWQENVFVIAMVTNLKEGKKIKCERYWPLSGNNKMLLETFTIQMLSEKAYANFAIHHLKLINRKTHEIRLITHLQYTSWPDHGTPNPLELLDFYRYVSKAMEQNSKEKLIVHCSAGIGRTGTFIALDALHRQGVKKGKINIVEYVHTMREDRMNMIQNQSQYKFLYRVLYESFRTGSHLWPRNNFVQEVGTEMQTDKAVNLSNLRREFKDLESLKKTFDETETQIGLQNSYLNMTQNVLPADNMRTILSSPATGRGSYYNAVPFSSFTTKGCIIAGQYPVQGAGIDLIRLLVDQDCSSLVLTYPLSEIPHSAEWFPKSSINYRVEISPSTKLTVDVNKQTIKIKDQSNDSWRKISMYEIKAWNENLPHVLLYTIGSVRSRDHVDQNNKLVVLSRDGASRCGEFCAVYNAIQQLQQDQEVDMFTIVRQLQSRRPEMISDVNEYLRCCQIVADYIKSEPEDTECRSTMKEENVYANT; translated from the exons ATGATCGGTATATTTTCTCTGTGtgttttattgcatttttttcgCGGAAATCTGGCTTTTA cccAATTAGTGGGCGACACGACAGTAGCAATCAGCAGCACAACATACTCTAAGCCTAAAGCACATAAAGCATCGCGAGCTGTGGACGGTAATACCGACCAGGATATATCACGTTGTTTTCACAGTGATGTGAGGAGTGATATTACAGAGGCGTGGCTACGTATAGACCTTGGAGAAGTTTACAGTGTCAAGTCAGTCAAGTTCTGGTACAGGAGGGATA GAACAGCGACAAGACTCCGTGGTCACTCTCTCCGTGTGTCCAATGATACCAATGTACCCCCAGAGTCCTCGTGTTATACAGACCCAGGAAACGTCACATTACCCACCATTATAGAGGAGGACTGTAAAAGAACAACTAGATACGTCTGGATTTATCAGACTAATAAATCTGGGGATGAAGGAGACGTGTGTCCAATTCTAGAGATATGTGAAGTCCAGGTGTTAG GATGTGAAGTTGGATATTATGGTGAGAACTGCTCAAGGACATGTGATCATTGTAAAAACAACGCTACTTGTGAGGTAGAGAGTGGAGAATGTGACAAATTTGGTTGTGCAACTGGATACATAAAGACGAGTCCATCTGAAACCTGTGAAC GTTGCAAACCCGATTGGTATGGAGAAGGCTGTAAATTAATGTGTGGTCATTGTCTGGGGTCAGAACCTTGTCATCACGTAAATGGCAGCTGTCCTCGGGGCTGTCAGGATGATTATATAACAGACAGGTGTTCCACGT ATTTACTTAATGTTGAGGTCTATAATGGCAATACACCAGATCTCACCATTGTGTTCCTGATAGTGGGTCCTTTCGCTGGTCTATTGGTCATTGTGCTCTGTGTCCTTACTCTGACGTGTTTATTGAG GCAATCAGGCAGGAAAGgaggaaaacaaaataatgacattTGTCAAGATCTTATAGAGCAAG ACCCAGATGATGACGAGTCTCCAGAAACTTTAGATGACACCATACTTTACACAACAGTACAAATCCGCTCTAAAAGCGTAAAGACAACTGATCTTCCCTCTGTCATCAAAACGTTAGAAAAGGATACCGATAAAGGCTTTACTGAAGAATTCAAC TCTATACCTTATGGGGAGCAATCTGACATCAACTGCACAGTAGGCAAACTTCTACAAAATATTCCAAAGAATAGGTTCAAGACAACCTTTCCGT atGACCACTCTCGAGTTGTTCTCCAGTCATCAACAGATGGAGATTATATCAATGCCAATTACATAAAG AATACTGACGACGATGTAGCTTACATTGCATCTCAAG GACCAAAACCTAAGACAGTTGGAGACTTTTGGCAAATGGTATGGCAGGAAAATGTGTTTGTCATTGCCATGGTTACCAACCTAAAAGAGGGAAAGAAA ATCAAATGTGAGAGATACTGGCCACTTTCTGGAAACAACAAAATGCTGCTAGAAACATTTACAATCCAAATGCTGTCTGAGAAAGCATATGCCAATTTTGCAATCCACCATCTTAAACTGATTAACAGAAAA ACCCATGAAATCCGCCTAATAACACATCTACAGTACACGTCATGGCCTGACCATGGTACTCCTAACCCTCTGGAACTGCTTGATTTTTATCGTTATGTATCAAAGGCTATGGAACAAAATTCCAAAGAGAAACTGATTGTGCATTGCAG CGCTGGTATAGGACGTACCGGGACATTTATAGCCCTTGATGCTCTACACAGACAAGGGGTCAAGAAAGGCAAAATAAACATTGTGGAGTATGTGCATACCATGAGAGAAGACCGAATGAACATGATTCAAAACCAG agCCAATACAAATTCCTTTATCGTGTTCTGTACGAAAGCTTCCGAACTGGAAGTCACCTATGGCCGAGAAATAACTTTGTTCAAGAAGTCGGAACTGAGATGCAAACAGATAAAGCTGTAAACTTATCCAACTTACGAAGAGAATTTAAA GATTTGGAATCTTTGAAAAAGACATTTGATGAAACAGAAACACAGATTGGACTCCAAAACTCTTATTTAAATATGACTCAAAATGTGCTACCAG CCGACAATATGAGAACCATTTTATCTTCCCCAGCAACAGGTCGAGGTTCCTACTACAATGCTGTTCCATTTTCG AGCTTTACAACAAAAGGCTGCATCATAGCCGGTCAGTACCCGGTCCAAGGGGCGGGGATTGATTTGATCCGCCTCCTTGTTGACCAAGACTGCAGTTCTCTGGTCTTAACATACCCACTGTCTGAAATACCACAC AGTGCTGAATGGTTTCCTAAATCATCGATAAATTATCGGGTGGAAATAAGTCCTTCAACGAAACTGACTGTTGatgttaacaaacaaacaatcaaaataAAGGACCAGTCC aatgacAGTTGGCGCAAAATTTCAATGTACGAAATAAAAGCTTGGAATGAAAACCTACCACACGTGTTACTGTACACCATCGGAAGTGTACGATCGAGGGACCATGTCGACCAAAATAACAAACTAGTCGTTTTATCCAG GGATGGTGCGTCCAGATGTGGGGAGTTTTGTGCTGTGTATAACGCCATACAACAACTACAACAGGATCAGGAGGTGGACATGTTCACCATTGTCAGACAGCTACAGAGTCGACGTCCGGAAATGATTTCTGATGtg
- the LOC105332267 gene encoding receptor-type tyrosine-protein phosphatase alpha isoform X1 yields the protein MIGIFSLCVLLHFFRGNLAFTQLVGDTTVAISSTTYSKPKAHKASRAVDGNTDQDISRCFHSDVRSDITEAWLRIDLGEVYSVKSVKFWYRRDRTATRLRGHSLRVSNDTNVPPESSCYTDPGNVTLPTIIEEDCKRTTRYVWIYQTNKSGDEGDVCPILEICEVQVLGCEVGYYGENCSRTCDHCKNNATCEVESGECDKFGCATGYIKTSPSETCERCKPDWYGEGCKLMCGHCLGSEPCHHVNGSCPRGCQDDYITDRCSTYLLNVEVYNGNTPDLTIVFLIVGPFAGLLVIVLCVLTLTCLLRQSGRKGGKQNNDICQDLIEQDPDDDESPETLDDTILYTTVQIRSKSVKTTDLPSVIKTLEKDTDKGFTEEFNSIPYGEQSDINCTVGKLLQNIPKNRFKTTFPYDHSRVVLQSSTDGDYINANYIKNTDDDVAYIASQGPKPKTVGDFWQMVWQENVFVIAMVTNLKEGKKIKCERYWPLSGNNKMLLETFTIQMLSEKAYANFAIHHLKLINRKTHEIRLITHLQYTSWPDHGTPNPLELLDFYRYVSKAMEQNSKEKLIVHCSAGIGRTGTFIALDALHRQGVKKGKINIVEYVHTMREDRMNMIQNQSQYKFLYRVLYESFRTGSHLWPRNNFVQEVGTEMQTDKAVNLSNLRREFKDLESLKKTFDETETQIGLQNSYLNMTQNVLPADNMRTILSSPATGRGSYYNAVPFSSFTTKGCIIAGQYPVQGAGIDLIRLLVDQDCSSLVLTYPLSEIPHSAEWFPKSSINYRVEISPSTKLTVDVNKQTIKIKDQSNDSWRKISMYEIKAWNENLPHVLLYTIGSVRSRDHVDQNNKLVVLSRDGASRCGVFCAVYNAIQQLQQDQEVDMFTIVRQLQSRRPEMISHLNEYLLCCHTVAEFIKSEPKDTYQNVPCKKDENVYANTFKCSNIQITQ from the exons ATGATCGGTATATTTTCTCTGTGtgttttattgcatttttttcgCGGAAATCTGGCTTTTA cccAATTAGTGGGCGACACGACAGTAGCAATCAGCAGCACAACATACTCTAAGCCTAAAGCACATAAAGCATCGCGAGCTGTGGACGGTAATACCGACCAGGATATATCACGTTGTTTTCACAGTGATGTGAGGAGTGATATTACAGAGGCGTGGCTACGTATAGACCTTGGAGAAGTTTACAGTGTCAAGTCAGTCAAGTTCTGGTACAGGAGGGATA GAACAGCGACAAGACTCCGTGGTCACTCTCTCCGTGTGTCCAATGATACCAATGTACCCCCAGAGTCCTCGTGTTATACAGACCCAGGAAACGTCACATTACCCACCATTATAGAGGAGGACTGTAAAAGAACAACTAGATACGTCTGGATTTATCAGACTAATAAATCTGGGGATGAAGGAGACGTGTGTCCAATTCTAGAGATATGTGAAGTCCAGGTGTTAG GATGTGAAGTTGGATATTATGGTGAGAACTGCTCAAGGACATGTGATCATTGTAAAAACAACGCTACTTGTGAGGTAGAGAGTGGAGAATGTGACAAATTTGGTTGTGCAACTGGATACATAAAGACGAGTCCATCTGAAACCTGTGAAC GTTGCAAACCCGATTGGTATGGAGAAGGCTGTAAATTAATGTGTGGTCATTGTCTGGGGTCAGAACCTTGTCATCACGTAAATGGCAGCTGTCCTCGGGGCTGTCAGGATGATTATATAACAGACAGGTGTTCCACGT ATTTACTTAATGTTGAGGTCTATAATGGCAATACACCAGATCTCACCATTGTGTTCCTGATAGTGGGTCCTTTCGCTGGTCTATTGGTCATTGTGCTCTGTGTCCTTACTCTGACGTGTTTATTGAG GCAATCAGGCAGGAAAGgaggaaaacaaaataatgacattTGTCAAGATCTTATAGAGCAAG ACCCAGATGATGACGAGTCTCCAGAAACTTTAGATGACACCATACTTTACACAACAGTACAAATCCGCTCTAAAAGCGTAAAGACAACTGATCTTCCCTCTGTCATCAAAACGTTAGAAAAGGATACCGATAAAGGCTTTACTGAAGAATTCAAC TCTATACCTTATGGGGAGCAATCTGACATCAACTGCACAGTAGGCAAACTTCTACAAAATATTCCAAAGAATAGGTTCAAGACAACCTTTCCGT atGACCACTCTCGAGTTGTTCTCCAGTCATCAACAGATGGAGATTATATCAATGCCAATTACATAAAG AATACTGACGACGATGTAGCTTACATTGCATCTCAAG GACCAAAACCTAAGACAGTTGGAGACTTTTGGCAAATGGTATGGCAGGAAAATGTGTTTGTCATTGCCATGGTTACCAACCTAAAAGAGGGAAAGAAA ATCAAATGTGAGAGATACTGGCCACTTTCTGGAAACAACAAAATGCTGCTAGAAACATTTACAATCCAAATGCTGTCTGAGAAAGCATATGCCAATTTTGCAATCCACCATCTTAAACTGATTAACAGAAAA ACCCATGAAATCCGCCTAATAACACATCTACAGTACACGTCATGGCCTGACCATGGTACTCCTAACCCTCTGGAACTGCTTGATTTTTATCGTTATGTATCAAAGGCTATGGAACAAAATTCCAAAGAGAAACTGATTGTGCATTGCAG CGCTGGTATAGGACGTACCGGGACATTTATAGCCCTTGATGCTCTACACAGACAAGGGGTCAAGAAAGGCAAAATAAACATTGTGGAGTATGTGCATACCATGAGAGAAGACCGAATGAACATGATTCAAAACCAG agCCAATACAAATTCCTTTATCGTGTTCTGTACGAAAGCTTCCGAACTGGAAGTCACCTATGGCCGAGAAATAACTTTGTTCAAGAAGTCGGAACTGAGATGCAAACAGATAAAGCTGTAAACTTATCCAACTTACGAAGAGAATTTAAA GATTTGGAATCTTTGAAAAAGACATTTGATGAAACAGAAACACAGATTGGACTCCAAAACTCTTATTTAAATATGACTCAAAATGTGCTACCAG CCGACAATATGAGAACCATTTTATCTTCCCCAGCAACAGGTCGAGGTTCCTACTACAATGCTGTTCCATTTTCG AGCTTTACAACAAAAGGCTGCATCATAGCCGGTCAGTACCCGGTCCAAGGGGCGGGGATTGATTTGATCCGCCTCCTTGTTGACCAAGACTGCAGTTCTCTGGTCTTAACATACCCACTGTCTGAAATACCACAC AGTGCTGAATGGTTTCCTAAATCATCGATAAATTATCGGGTGGAAATAAGTCCTTCAACGAAACTGACTGTTGatgttaacaaacaaacaatcaaaataAAGGACCAGTCC aatgacAGTTGGCGCAAAATTTCAATGTACGAAATAAAAGCTTGGAATGAAAACCTACCACACGTGTTACTGTACACCATCGGAAGTGTACGATCGAGGGACCATGTCGACCAAAATAACAAACTAGTCGTTTTATCCAG
- the LOC105332267 gene encoding receptor-type tyrosine-protein phosphatase alpha isoform X3, with protein MIGIFSLCVLLHFFRGNLAFTQLVGDTTVAISSTTYSKPKAHKASRAVDGNTDQDISRCFHSDVRSDITEAWLRIDLGEVYSVKSVKFWYRRDRTATRLRGHSLRVSNDTNVPPESSCYTDPGNVTLPTIIEEDCKRTTRYVWIYQTNKSGDEGDVCPILEICEVQVLGCEVGYYGENCSRTCDHCKNNATCEVESGECDKFGCATGYIKTSPSETCERCKPDWYGEGCKLMCGHCLGSEPCHHVNGSCPRGCQDDYITDRCSTYLLNVEVYNGNTPDLTIVFLIVGPFAGLLVIVLCVLTLTCLLRQSGRKGGKQNNDICQDLIEQDPDDDESPETLDDTILYTTVQIRSKSVKTTDLPSVIKTLEKDTDKGFTEEFNSIPYGEQSDINCTVGKLLQNIPKNRFKTTFPYDHSRVVLQSSTDGDYINANYIKNTDDDVAYIASQGPKPKTVGDFWQMVWQENVFVIAMVTNLKEGKKIKCERYWPLSGNNKMLLETFTIQMLSEKAYANFAIHHLKLINRKTHEIRLITHLQYTSWPDHGTPNPLELLDFYRYVSKAMEQNSKEKLIVHCSAGIGRTGTFIALDALHRQGVKKGKINIVEYVHTMREDRMNMIQNQSQYKFLYRVLYESFRTGSHLWPRNNFVQEVGTEMQTDKAVNLSNLRREFKDLESLKKTFDETETQIGLQNSYLNMTQNVLPATGRGSYYNAVPFSSFTTKGCIIAGQYPVQGAGIDLIRLLVDQDCSSLVLTYPLSEIPHSAEWFPKSSINYRVEISPSTKLTVDVNKQTIKIKDQSNDSWRKISMYEIKAWNENLPHVLLYTIGSVRSRDHVDQNNKLVVLSRDGASRCGVFCAVYNAIQQLQQDQEVDMFTIVRQLQSRRPEMISHLNEYLLCCHTVAEFIKSEPKDTYQNVPCKKDENVYANTFKCSNIQITQ; from the exons ATGATCGGTATATTTTCTCTGTGtgttttattgcatttttttcgCGGAAATCTGGCTTTTA cccAATTAGTGGGCGACACGACAGTAGCAATCAGCAGCACAACATACTCTAAGCCTAAAGCACATAAAGCATCGCGAGCTGTGGACGGTAATACCGACCAGGATATATCACGTTGTTTTCACAGTGATGTGAGGAGTGATATTACAGAGGCGTGGCTACGTATAGACCTTGGAGAAGTTTACAGTGTCAAGTCAGTCAAGTTCTGGTACAGGAGGGATA GAACAGCGACAAGACTCCGTGGTCACTCTCTCCGTGTGTCCAATGATACCAATGTACCCCCAGAGTCCTCGTGTTATACAGACCCAGGAAACGTCACATTACCCACCATTATAGAGGAGGACTGTAAAAGAACAACTAGATACGTCTGGATTTATCAGACTAATAAATCTGGGGATGAAGGAGACGTGTGTCCAATTCTAGAGATATGTGAAGTCCAGGTGTTAG GATGTGAAGTTGGATATTATGGTGAGAACTGCTCAAGGACATGTGATCATTGTAAAAACAACGCTACTTGTGAGGTAGAGAGTGGAGAATGTGACAAATTTGGTTGTGCAACTGGATACATAAAGACGAGTCCATCTGAAACCTGTGAAC GTTGCAAACCCGATTGGTATGGAGAAGGCTGTAAATTAATGTGTGGTCATTGTCTGGGGTCAGAACCTTGTCATCACGTAAATGGCAGCTGTCCTCGGGGCTGTCAGGATGATTATATAACAGACAGGTGTTCCACGT ATTTACTTAATGTTGAGGTCTATAATGGCAATACACCAGATCTCACCATTGTGTTCCTGATAGTGGGTCCTTTCGCTGGTCTATTGGTCATTGTGCTCTGTGTCCTTACTCTGACGTGTTTATTGAG GCAATCAGGCAGGAAAGgaggaaaacaaaataatgacattTGTCAAGATCTTATAGAGCAAG ACCCAGATGATGACGAGTCTCCAGAAACTTTAGATGACACCATACTTTACACAACAGTACAAATCCGCTCTAAAAGCGTAAAGACAACTGATCTTCCCTCTGTCATCAAAACGTTAGAAAAGGATACCGATAAAGGCTTTACTGAAGAATTCAAC TCTATACCTTATGGGGAGCAATCTGACATCAACTGCACAGTAGGCAAACTTCTACAAAATATTCCAAAGAATAGGTTCAAGACAACCTTTCCGT atGACCACTCTCGAGTTGTTCTCCAGTCATCAACAGATGGAGATTATATCAATGCCAATTACATAAAG AATACTGACGACGATGTAGCTTACATTGCATCTCAAG GACCAAAACCTAAGACAGTTGGAGACTTTTGGCAAATGGTATGGCAGGAAAATGTGTTTGTCATTGCCATGGTTACCAACCTAAAAGAGGGAAAGAAA ATCAAATGTGAGAGATACTGGCCACTTTCTGGAAACAACAAAATGCTGCTAGAAACATTTACAATCCAAATGCTGTCTGAGAAAGCATATGCCAATTTTGCAATCCACCATCTTAAACTGATTAACAGAAAA ACCCATGAAATCCGCCTAATAACACATCTACAGTACACGTCATGGCCTGACCATGGTACTCCTAACCCTCTGGAACTGCTTGATTTTTATCGTTATGTATCAAAGGCTATGGAACAAAATTCCAAAGAGAAACTGATTGTGCATTGCAG CGCTGGTATAGGACGTACCGGGACATTTATAGCCCTTGATGCTCTACACAGACAAGGGGTCAAGAAAGGCAAAATAAACATTGTGGAGTATGTGCATACCATGAGAGAAGACCGAATGAACATGATTCAAAACCAG agCCAATACAAATTCCTTTATCGTGTTCTGTACGAAAGCTTCCGAACTGGAAGTCACCTATGGCCGAGAAATAACTTTGTTCAAGAAGTCGGAACTGAGATGCAAACAGATAAAGCTGTAAACTTATCCAACTTACGAAGAGAATTTAAA GATTTGGAATCTTTGAAAAAGACATTTGATGAAACAGAAACACAGATTGGACTCCAAAACTCTTATTTAAATATGACTCAAAATGTGCTACCAG CAACAGGTCGAGGTTCCTACTACAATGCTGTTCCATTTTCG AGCTTTACAACAAAAGGCTGCATCATAGCCGGTCAGTACCCGGTCCAAGGGGCGGGGATTGATTTGATCCGCCTCCTTGTTGACCAAGACTGCAGTTCTCTGGTCTTAACATACCCACTGTCTGAAATACCACAC AGTGCTGAATGGTTTCCTAAATCATCGATAAATTATCGGGTGGAAATAAGTCCTTCAACGAAACTGACTGTTGatgttaacaaacaaacaatcaaaataAAGGACCAGTCC aatgacAGTTGGCGCAAAATTTCAATGTACGAAATAAAAGCTTGGAATGAAAACCTACCACACGTGTTACTGTACACCATCGGAAGTGTACGATCGAGGGACCATGTCGACCAAAATAACAAACTAGTCGTTTTATCCAG